The segment TTTGAGAGAGGAAGACTCAGGAACTAAGGCCACGGGTTTTTCTAATGGTTTTAAATATTCTAAAATTCGTCTTAATAAGCCCAAATTCTCGATACTTTGACCGTCCGTAAACCCCACCACGCCAGCCATCGCTAATTCGGCTAATTCTGTCATTTGTTTCCCTTGTCCCCCTAGGGTGAGGTTTCCCCAAAAATGAAGATGGGGGGAATTAGGCAAAGTTTGGGCTTTTTGTTGTAAAAAAGAGAAAGTCGCGGCATTATCAACCCCGGGTTTAGTCTGAGGTAAGATAGCGACACGGGTAAACCCTCCAGCAATAGCCGCAGCAGCAAGAGAAGTTAAGGTTTCCCTGTCTTCAAACCCCGGTTCTCCACTATAACTGTAGAGGTCAACTAACCCTGTTCCGAGAATTAATCCTTGTGCCTCAATAATAGTTGTTTCTGGGGAAATAACGTTAAGATGCGGGTCAATGGCTTGAATTTTACCATCATTGAGCCAAACATCGGCGATCATGTCTGTATTAGCGAAAGGGTCTAATACGCGGACTTGACGAAATACAGTAGAAGTATTCAAATCAGGAAATCAAAAGAGAGGCCATACTCTATTATGCCTCTAGAGAAGTCCCTCACTACTGGACTTTACCCAACCGCATTAAAGAATAAGTATCTGGTAAAGACCCTGTTTGATAATACAAGTGTAAGTCTTCCGATAAACGAAATTGTATTTTCAAGGATTGCTCAGGATTATTAGAGCTATTTCCTGTAATTTGTACAATTTGACCATCAAATGTCCATTGACCTTGCAACAAGTTATCCTCAAGGGTTTTCTCTCCTTCATATAGGCGATGTCGTGCCGAAAAAGTCCCATTGGGTCGAAATTGATAGCCATAATAAAGGGTTGTTTCTTCAATTTCATGAAAACCTCGCCACATACCCATAATTAAGCTTATATTACTATTTAATGGCGGGTTGGATGCTGGTGATGAAGTTTCTTCTTGATTAATTGTTCCATCTAAAATAGGTTGATTTGATTGACTAAAAGCAGGATAAGACAAGCAGAAATAACTTAAATAAATTAATAGTAAGGTTTGACGCATAATTAATTAAGGTCAGATAAATCCGATTAACTGGTGTAGAATTTAGTACCTAGCAAGTAACCTCTTTGAACTTCTGACTTCTGACTTCTAACTTCTGACTTCATTCAAAAGCGATCGCCTTCCTATAACCCTTGTCCTGTGTTCTCTCTCAACCGATAATAGAGATAGACCAAAACTGCCTAGTGATAGAGAGGGAATATAAGGTGCGTTTATCCAAAGGACTCGAAATTGAAATCTATACAGGGACAGCCGATGGTCAAATCATTGGATTATCCGATCGCATCGTCAAAGACTTAGAGGGATTTGTCAGGGAACCCGATGCTCGTAACGTTGAATATACCACAGCCCCTCTGTGTTGTTACGATCGCCTACTCTGTGCCATCCTCAGACCGAGACATGATTTAAGGCAATATCTGACCAATATTGGTAATTATACCCTCATTCCAGGGAGTACCTTGTCTTTAGGAAACAGCGATCGCTTCTACCGTTCCGATCCCCATAACCCTTACCATAGCTACATTGAACAAACCTACGGAACCAATGTTGTCACTGCCAGTATCCACATTAACATTGGTATTAGTGATCCTGAGATATTAATGCAAGCCTGTCGCTTAGTACGCTTAGAAGCCCCACTCTATCTAGCGTTAAGTGCCTCCTCACCCTTTTTGGATGGACAAGTAACCGGGTATCATTCCACCCGTTGGCATCTTTTCCCCCAAACTCCCGACCATGTTCCTTTGTTTACCAGTCATGCTCATTTTATCCAATGGACAGAGGAACAATTAGCCTTGAAAACCATGCAAAATGTTCGCCATCTCTGGACTTCCGTGCGACCGAACGGAGATAATCGTCCCTATAACGTTAATCGCTTAGAATTGAGAATTTGTGACCTCGTTGTTGAACCTATTGCTCTATTATCCATTGTCGCTCTATTAGAAGCCCGTTTAAGCCAATTAATCAACGATTTGAGCCTTGATCCCCTCACCCAAAGTCAGTTATCCCCAGAGGAACTATTAAAGATTACAGCACAAAATGAGAGGGCTGTTGCTAAAGATAGTTTGAAAGCTCAACTGAACCATTGGCAAGATGGACGAGAGATTTGGGTACAAGATTGGATTGAAGAACTCTATCAAGACGTATGGCTAACGGCTAAGCAGGGAGGTTTCAGTTGTTTTCTGAGCCCCCTCAAAAAGCTTCTCAGAGAGGGTAATTTAGCCCAACAATGGCTAAGAAAATATGAGTCTGGTCAGGATATTCCCTCAATTTTGGTCGACGAAATTGAAGCAATGACACAACGAGAGTCCGATTTAGCTGATAAATTGTGCGATGCTCGATTAGTCGCGTAATCTTGGAGGTGAGGAAGGTGGGGAGTGGGGGAGAGATATTAACTTCTGACTCCCAATTCCGAACTCTGAACTCCGAACTCCTGACTTTTGATTGATCAAAGATAATAATTTAAAATATATTCAGTTAATTAAGTTTAGAAAATCTAATTAATTAGCGAGTGTTGACTACTGATAAAAAAAAACTATCAATTTCTATGCTCAAGATTGTTTTAGTTCATCCACAAATCCCTCCCAATACGGGGAATATTGCGCGGACCTGCGCGGCGACAGAGACGGAATTACATTTAGTCGGACCGTTGGGGTTTGAATTGAGCGATCGCTACCTAAAACGCGCTGGACTCGATTATTGGCCTTACGTTAATCTGCACTATCACAAGGACTTAGCAGAATTTTACAGCGTCTATCAGCAACACACAGGACGCTTAATTGGGTTTAGCGTTCGAGGTCAGTCCCCCTATCATCAATGGACATTTCAAGAAAACGACTGGTTGTTATTTGGCAGCGAAACCGAAGGCTTACCTAAATCCGTCTTGGAAAATTGTGACGCAACTTTATATATTCCCATGAGTCAATCCAAGGTGCGAAGCCTGAATCTCTCGGTTAGTGTGACCATTGGACTCTTTGAAGCCCGACGACAATTAAGTATTTTTTAATAATTAAACTAATAAGGAATTTCTATCATTGTTGGGTTCAATCAAGGCAACAAGTATCGTGCATTTTTGAGCAGTGATAAGCCATTTTCGAGGTTCGGTCATATCAATAATCCCCTGGGGAAAAGCCCGATTAATCCACAAAGATAGGCGATCGCGGAAACTTTCAGCTACCCCAGATCGTCTACGGACTCGCATCTGAGAAAATAACCTAATCAAACATAGCCGAACTGATTACGGACAAACTATACTTGTCAAGAATTAGTAAAACAAGTTACTTTTTTCAGAGATGCTCTAATGAGTATATTGACTTATCGATTTATTTCCATTAACATTTCCCTGTTGTAAATCAAAAAACTACCACTTAAGACTACTTTATCCAAACTGCTCAACCATTTAGTATCGCTCGTTCACACACTAGGAGGTTTTTTTGAAAGACACACTTATGCAAAAGGTAACACCGATGTCCTCTTGTCTTGCTGACACTGCTAACGCATCTGTCATCCCCCTGACCGAGGACTCCCCAAGCAATATAGCCCCCAATGACAGTACCTGCCGAGTTCGTCGCTCTGCGGCAATGATTGGACTAGCGATTTCCATGAGTGCAACGGGATTATTGCTGACCCAGAACAAGGCAGCAGTAGCGGCTAATTCCTTGGCAGAAAATGTCAATCTTTCTAGTCTTCCGGCTCCATCCTATCCCCAACTAGCCAAAGCGGATACTGTGGAGTCTGAGGACGGCAAACTTGCCCCAGTGTCCCTAAAACACAAAGTCAAGGCAGGGGAATCCATAGAAGAACTAGGACGCATCTATCAAGTTGATTCTAAGGCGATCGCGTCTATCAATAATTTACCCCTTCAAGCCCCTTTAGTCCCTGGTCAAACCCTAAAGATTCCCTCAGTCAGCAAACTAGATTCTGGTAGTCAAGCCCCACAAGTTAAGATAGAAACTTCTAAATCGCAGGAATTAGCTTCAAAACCCCTGAATACCTCCTTAGATCATCTTAGAGAAACCCGCAAGCGATTACAAGAGAGTTTGGTAGAACTCAAAACTGAGAAGTCTAAGGCAGAAGTTACTCCTTTAGTGGCTGATGTGTCAGATGTGAGTCAACCCCTCAACGCCCAGGAAACCCCTTCCTCTGTGAATCAAGAGGGACAAGGAATTTCAATTCCTGTGATTCAACCCGAAAATAACTCGGTTTCCCGTCAGATTTCCCCCTCATCATCAACGTTAACCTCTACGGAGGGAGAAACCCCAACCATTAAACCAGCTTCAAAGGTACCTTCTTTAGCCAAACTTCCTTCGGTTCCTCAAGCCAAAATCGAAGAATCAGAACTGCCTCAATTTAATGAACCGATTGCCATTCCGGTTCTTCCAGCAGAAAATAACAGCGAAGTTCCTTCTGTTTCTTCACCCCGTCGTCTGTCAACCCTTC is part of the Rippkaea orientalis PCC 8801 genome and harbors:
- the trmL gene encoding tRNA (uridine(34)/cytosine(34)/5-carboxymethylaminomethyluridine(34)-2'-O)-methyltransferase TrmL, with translation MLKIVLVHPQIPPNTGNIARTCAATETELHLVGPLGFELSDRYLKRAGLDYWPYVNLHYHKDLAEFYSVYQQHTGRLIGFSVRGQSPYHQWTFQENDWLLFGSETEGLPKSVLENCDATLYIPMSQSKVRSLNLSVSVTIGLFEARRQLSIF
- the gshA gene encoding glutamate--cysteine ligase gives rise to the protein MRLSKGLEIEIYTGTADGQIIGLSDRIVKDLEGFVREPDARNVEYTTAPLCCYDRLLCAILRPRHDLRQYLTNIGNYTLIPGSTLSLGNSDRFYRSDPHNPYHSYIEQTYGTNVVTASIHINIGISDPEILMQACRLVRLEAPLYLALSASSPFLDGQVTGYHSTRWHLFPQTPDHVPLFTSHAHFIQWTEEQLALKTMQNVRHLWTSVRPNGDNRPYNVNRLELRICDLVVEPIALLSIVALLEARLSQLINDLSLDPLTQSQLSPEELLKITAQNERAVAKDSLKAQLNHWQDGREIWVQDWIEELYQDVWLTAKQGGFSCFLSPLKKLLREGNLAQQWLRKYESGQDIPSILVDEIEAMTQRESDLADKLCDARLVA